The Paraburkholderia sp. SOS3 genome includes a region encoding these proteins:
- a CDS encoding cytochrome C oxidase subunit II: protein MSSQPSDHRNGGSPAERVAALAERRWAWFAGAIIVLMLAVVVFTGLHWAIMPPSRVETIDPSRLQISGEFVESNLGSAVEPDGSVIVRFIAQQYSFTPQCLLVPADTPVTLRTTSADVVHGLLIADTNVNTMVVPGYVATLTTRFDKPGEHLMPCHEFCGFGHQTMWAHVKVIDKAAFFEQARQNRRLSCVER, encoded by the coding sequence ATGTCGAGCCAACCTTCCGATCATCGAAACGGCGGCAGCCCCGCAGAACGCGTCGCCGCGCTCGCCGAGCGCCGCTGGGCCTGGTTCGCGGGCGCGATCATCGTGCTGATGCTCGCGGTCGTGGTATTCACGGGACTGCATTGGGCGATCATGCCGCCGTCGCGCGTCGAAACCATCGACCCGTCACGGCTGCAAATTTCAGGGGAGTTCGTCGAGAGCAATCTCGGCAGCGCGGTCGAACCCGACGGCTCGGTCATCGTGCGTTTCATCGCGCAGCAATACTCGTTCACGCCGCAGTGCCTGCTCGTGCCGGCCGATACGCCGGTCACACTGCGCACGACGAGCGCGGACGTCGTGCATGGCCTGCTGATCGCCGACACGAATGTGAACACGATGGTCGTGCCCGGCTACGTCGCCACGCTCACGACGCGCTTCGACAAGCCCGGCGAGCACCTGATGCCATGCCACGAGTTCTGCGGCTTCGGCCATCAGACGATGTGGGCCCACGTGAAAGTGATCGACAAGGCCGCCTTCTTCGAGCAGGCGCGACAAAACCGGAGGCTCAGCTGTGTTGAACGCTAG
- a CDS encoding c-type cytochrome, with product MKPIFYPAGLMGRMTRSIAIRSFATRTALTVVALACAAMLAHAPFVEKARAAEAAGTAAAANAGTSSPASAPDTRPEIVIRGEYLARAGDCVACHTAPRGRTFGGGLAMETPFGTLYSPNISPDVQYGIGTWSADAFFNMMRTGKAPDGKLIYPAMPIAQYTKVTREDSDAIFAYLMSVPPVHQPNRPHELRFPFNHRDLLIGWRSLYFREGEFKPDPTRSVEWNRGAYLVEGLGHCTMCHTKINMLGGSSRDKQFAGGLIPVQNWYAPSLTSDKDGGLGDWSIKDIVDLLQAGISDRGAVYGPMAEVTYHSLQYMNDDDVKAMAVYLKSLPDNDPGRKTGPSAKADPKIFARGEHIYADKCAMCHGANGEGKLQHYPPLARNQSIEMDSAVNPIRIVLNGGFPPGTRRNPEPYGMPPFAQELNDADAAAVVTYIRTAWGNHGLPVTPKEVNDLRNAPLR from the coding sequence ATGAAGCCGATCTTCTATCCCGCTGGACTGATGGGACGCATGACGCGATCGATCGCGATCCGTTCTTTCGCAACCCGAACCGCCCTCACCGTCGTGGCGCTCGCGTGTGCGGCAATGCTCGCGCACGCGCCGTTCGTCGAGAAAGCCCGCGCCGCCGAAGCTGCCGGAACCGCGGCCGCTGCGAACGCGGGTACAAGCAGCCCGGCAAGCGCCCCGGACACGCGCCCGGAGATCGTGATCCGCGGCGAGTATCTGGCGCGCGCCGGCGACTGCGTCGCGTGCCACACCGCGCCGCGCGGCAGGACATTCGGCGGCGGCCTCGCGATGGAAACGCCGTTCGGCACGCTGTATTCGCCGAATATCTCTCCGGATGTGCAATACGGCATCGGCACCTGGAGCGCGGACGCATTCTTCAACATGATGCGCACGGGCAAAGCGCCCGATGGCAAGCTCATCTATCCGGCAATGCCGATCGCGCAATATACGAAGGTCACCCGCGAGGACTCCGATGCAATCTTCGCGTACCTGATGTCGGTGCCGCCCGTGCATCAGCCGAACCGACCGCACGAACTGCGCTTCCCGTTCAATCATCGCGATCTGCTGATCGGCTGGCGCTCGCTCTATTTCCGCGAAGGCGAATTCAAGCCCGATCCGACGCGCTCGGTCGAATGGAACCGCGGCGCTTACCTCGTCGAAGGGCTCGGCCACTGCACGATGTGCCACACGAAGATCAACATGCTCGGCGGCTCGTCGCGCGACAAGCAGTTCGCGGGCGGCCTGATTCCGGTGCAGAACTGGTACGCGCCGTCGCTGACCTCGGACAAGGACGGCGGCCTCGGCGACTGGAGCATCAAGGACATCGTCGACCTGCTGCAAGCGGGCATTTCCGATCGCGGCGCCGTGTACGGTCCGATGGCCGAGGTGACCTATCACAGCCTGCAGTACATGAACGACGACGACGTCAAGGCGATGGCCGTCTACCTGAAGTCGCTGCCCGACAACGACCCCGGCCGCAAGACCGGCCCGTCGGCAAAGGCCGATCCGAAGATATTCGCGCGGGGCGAGCATATCTACGCGGACAAATGCGCGATGTGCCACGGCGCGAACGGCGAGGGCAAGCTGCAGCACTACCCGCCGCTCGCGCGCAATCAATCGATCGAAATGGACTCGGCCGTCAACCCGATCCGTATCGTGCTGAACGGCGGCTTCCCGCCCGGCACGCGGCGTAACCCCGAGCCCTACGGCATGCCGCCTTTCGCACAGGAACTGAACGATGCCGATGCGGCCGCGGTTGTCACGTATATCCGTACCGCGTGGGGCAATCACGGGCTGCCGGTGACGCCGAAAGAAGTGAACGACCTGCGCAACGCGCCGCTGCGCTGA
- a CDS encoding c-type cytochrome yields MRRGTVGISVVLFIGLLLADAAIPACAADTAADAGRTAATTSTTTQTAAQNATQTAAPGKAASMPSAMDERMHACTTCHGVQGQGRNNDYFPRIAGKPADYLFNQLIAFRDGGRNYPPMGYLLAFLPDPYLHKIAEYFAALQPPYPNPDTQPLPATVLDYGKTLVMQGDPSRKLPACASCHGARLTGTQPGIPGLLGLHASYIAGQMGTWRSGTRHAIAPDCMHTIAVKLTDRDITAVSSWLARQPRPADPTPAPKHTGRLPMACGSQPE; encoded by the coding sequence GTGCGTCGCGGAACTGTCGGCATATCGGTCGTGCTTTTCATAGGCCTGCTACTGGCCGACGCGGCCATTCCAGCTTGCGCAGCCGATACCGCCGCCGATGCGGGGCGCACGGCCGCGACGACATCAACCACCACCCAGACTGCCGCTCAGAACGCCACCCAAACCGCAGCGCCAGGCAAGGCCGCCTCGATGCCATCGGCCATGGATGAACGGATGCATGCGTGCACAACCTGTCATGGCGTCCAGGGCCAGGGACGCAACAACGATTACTTTCCTCGCATCGCGGGCAAGCCGGCGGACTATCTGTTCAACCAGCTGATCGCATTCCGCGACGGCGGACGCAACTATCCGCCGATGGGCTATCTGCTCGCGTTCCTGCCCGACCCTTATCTGCACAAGATCGCCGAATACTTCGCCGCGCTGCAGCCGCCCTATCCGAACCCGGACACGCAGCCGCTGCCTGCGACCGTGCTCGATTACGGCAAGACGCTCGTCATGCAAGGCGATCCGTCGCGCAAGCTGCCCGCATGCGCGTCGTGTCACGGCGCGCGGCTCACCGGCACGCAGCCCGGCATTCCGGGCCTGCTCGGCCTGCACGCGAGCTATATCGCCGGGCAGATGGGCACATGGCGCTCGGGCACGCGCCACGCGATCGCGCCCGACTGCATGCATACGATCGCCGTCAAGCTGACCGATCGCGACATCACGGCGGTGTCGAGCTGGCTCGCGCGTCAGCCGAGGCCCGCCGATCCGACGCCCGCGCCGAAGCACACGGGGCGGCTGCCGATGGCATGCGGGAGTCAACCGGAATGA